ACGCTGATGACACCCATATCCAGTGTATAAGACACTGAAAAACAAAGCTCTAGCGAAACACTCATTCAAGCTAATACGCATGTTAGACGCTGGAAGAAAGATGGAGGGAGACAACAAACTACAGGAGCAAAAGTTAAAAAGaacgccgttgccggggatcgaacccgggtcacccgcgtgacaggcgggaatacttaccactatactacaacgACTTTGTTGTTCAACTCTCTGAATATGAAACAGTTAATCTAAATAAAGAGTTCAATCTAGGTGCAAAAGATATCATATTGGAGAAGTCGAGACTTAAGAAACTTCGATTTTTACAACTTATCAAGCTTTTCGGAATTTTTACAGCTAGTTTTGTTGGGCCTTTGTATTGggtattataaaagtgttacaaAGAAAACTATAATCATCTCTATGGGCCTGATTGGGTTTGGCTTGTGATCTCACTCACACACCTGAAGCTTGAATCAGAAACTGCGTCTGTCTGTCTGATTGGCGGAGATGGAAGGAGGCAGACCGGGAGTTGTCGTCGTCGGTTCCCCTGGTGTCGGCAAGCGCACCCTTCTCTCTCGTACGCACGTGCTTCCTTTCTTTTGGATCTTTAGTCTTATAGCGTTTCCGTTACTCCGTCTCATTTtttggggttttttttttttaaattcacaGGATTGCTCTCTGTCGATTTTGAGgattcatcatcaacatctcaAACACAAGTTCATGAGTAAGGAAGGACCTTTACTGTGTGTAATAATACCATTTCCTGAAGAGTTTCTTAACACTCTTTAATGTGACGTGGGGCAGCTGGACGATTAACACCAAGTATTACTCTGCGGATGTATCTGTATGGATTTCAAATATTTGCGACGATGACTACTCTCTCCCTCACTCAGATCATCCACTTGTGGCGTTAGTTATGGTCTTCGACTTGACTCAGGTTTGAGTTGAGATTCATAACTCCCCCTCCCccctctcactctctctctcctcgtTCTCTCTCACCccttacatatatttttgcagATGTCAACTCTTGTTGCTCTTCAAGAATGGGTTTCTCATGCGGACATCATCATCAACAGATTTGATATATTGTTGTGCATTGGGAACAAAGCTGATCTTCTCCCACCTCATGATAGTGCATCACTGGATGTCAGGGGAACATGTCTTGACTGGTGCCGCGACAACAACATTGAGTTCATTGAGGCTTGTGCATCTAATCCTGATTTTGACAAGTGTAAGTAGTTTCACACAATCCCTTCCTTCGTATTGATGAAGTGATGTAGTTAACCAAGTTGCAATGTGCAGGTTTATCAGTGGATGGGGATACTCAAGGGGTTGAACGTCTGTTTGGTGCACTTTCGGCACATATGTGGCCTGGAATGATTCTCAAATCTGGTGATAAGATTAATGAACCTACTCATGGCCAAGGTTATTATTATttgcgtttttttttcttctatatgtGAGGGAGGAGACTCATTTTGATTGGATCTTTGTATTCCCCTCCTCCTTGTCAGAGttttcagaagaagaagaatctgaaTATGAATTGGAGTACCAAGTGCTATCATCAGGCTCAGCCACCGATCTATGTGAAGCGCATTCATACTACGCAGATGCTGGCGGATCCAACACCTCACCAGATGTAGAGATTAATAATATGGTGAATCCAAAGGAAGTTGAGCTGCGGTCTTCAGGGTCACAGAGTGAGACTGACATAGCAACAGATGAGAAACCTTTGGGTTATGACTTGGAAGAAGTGGAACAGTTGATGTCAGAAATAGGGAACATCCGTGACAACTTGCGGTTGATGCCTGATTTTCAGAGGAGGGAAATAGCTGCAAATCTAGCCATGAAAATGGCTTCCATgtttggaggaggaggaggcgacGACAGTGATAGCGAGGAAGACTCTGAGTGGAGCCCGTTTGTATCTTCAAGTATTTCAGCATGAAACCACATGAGTTTTAATCCGAGCGAACTTTGTGTCTCTGATACGTTTAGACTTGAAAGATGAAATAAGAAACTTCGgttaaataaaagttaatttttttaccTTACATAGTTACATACTACAAATGTTTCTACTGGAAATCCAGATAATAGATAACATGGTCCTGGCaaaaagagaaattaaaaaGCTAAACGAAGTGAAAAAGATGACTAGATTGACGTTCTGTTATACCTGTTGATACATGAATATGTATTGGAGGTGTGCATAAGGAGGCACCACGGTATTGAATGTTTCACTGGTGGCTGTCACAGCTGAGCTTGCATGTGAAGGCTGCTGGCTATATTGGTCCTGACCAATATAAGATGTTCTTCCACTGGTGGCTGTCACAACAGCTGAGCTCCTCGGTTAAAGATAATCTTTAAGGGTGACAATCAAAATGTAGTGAATTTGGTAAACAGGACGTCGTCCAAATTTGCTATAGCTAATTGGCTTCGGGACATGGGGCGATGGGAAAACAAATTTGAAGAAGTGCAATACCAATGGACTAACCGTAGTTCCAACATAGTTGCAGACAAACATCCTTGAAAAACAAACCATTTCTAGACAATCATATTTGCATTACCATACTTTTATTCCGAGTGTCACGATCACAAAACATGTTCTGTCAAACTATTACTTTGCACGAGGACCGATCCAAAGCTAAGACCTAGCATTAGCCAAGTGGTGTGTACATTGGATGGAAGTGAGAGGTTTTTTAAAGAGGAAGGAGGAAAGGAAGGTGACGTGAGCCGCAAGGAGATGTATGATTCGTCTATGTTGATGGTTAGACAAATGCAGGCACTAGGGATTCATTGAGTTATATTTAGTGAAGTAAATGGTAGTAATGGTTATGTAATCTATCTATTGACTTTTTCTTGCTCTATATATAGTTGTGTTTATTATGTAAAGAAGATTTTATGGTCTATTAAATGGTATTTTGGACGAATTTCATCTTTGATTATAATTCGGATCCTTCACCTCGTTTGGAATATTGATAAGCTTATCCGCAACAAGATAACCTCCCTCAACTACACCGCCAATACTCGTCTAAATGGAACTTCTTGAATGTCTGCAGCATCTCATAAACAAGACTGTTTTTGAGGTATGCACAACTCTGTTTTTGAGCTATGTTTTAACATTGGTTATCATTTTGTTTGAACAATATATTTGAGTCAGACGATATGTTACTATGTTAGTGATATGTTTTAGTCGTCCATTGGTTTGACCAAATGATTAATTAGTGATTTCACATTCAAAAGGTTCAGAGTGGTTTTCCAGAAATGctatatcttttttaaaaaaattaattgaggcaaaattacaaaaaaaaagaagctcaaCCACGatgcaaataatttattttaagggTGATGtagatatatttaaattatattgaactattataaaatgaaaattgtcATTATAGTCTATCTCAAAAATTTGTAacataaatgaaatatatcATTGGCATATGTTATATGGTGACCAAAGGATGTTCACTAAATTTTCAATATCAATAGCTTAAGCACCGCATATGGAATATGAGTATGTATATCTTGAATAATTGAATCTTAACAAGAAAATCGATGGCTAGGCAATATGAGTTTATAACTCTATTAACAAAGAccatgttacaaaaaaaaaactctattaaCAAAGACCTTTTCAAAGAGAAGCTTATCATGCTTTTCTTTGTGTTCTatggttttgtatcattttatcTATGTTATTTGTTGTGGTTTCATTATTATGTATGTATTTGTATAATATGTTCACAGTATAATTAATAAAGTTCtgttgttaaaaaaagaaacagaaaaattaACCGGACAGATGTAACTCAACAACAAAGATAACAAGATcgttagtcaaaaaaaaaaagaaaaaatgataacaAGATCGAGCGTTGTCGTTTGATCGTAATTTTGTTACCGTTGAAATGTCCTACCTGACGCATTTACCCCTTTGAAGCAAagtaaaaaaatggaaatacCGTAACCGTCTCAATATAACGGCGTCGTTTTCACGCTACTTCGGACTCTTTGTTAGATGAAACACGAGTGTAATTGCTTGGGACCAACGGGAAGCTtctgaaatttcctttttttgggGGGTCTCTACACTCGACGGTTCTATATAAACTATCTGGAGCTCACTATTGTTGATTTTCCATATTCTGATCTCTATTGTTGATTtccaaaatcaaaaccctagCTCTACTTCTCTTCTCTTACATTCTCTAGGAAAGAAAAGCACCTGACCAATAAGATGACGAAGGTTGCAATTGCAACGGAGGAGATGTCCGATCTTCGTCGTTTGTGCTCCATAGCAATCAGAGCCGCGAATTCACAGACCATCGATGGTGCTGATCGATGTTTTGATATCCTTTGTTACTTGAAGAAATTGAGTTTCTGCGCAAAGGATCTTGTCCGCGTGTCTAAAGAGATATCTCTTTTGGTTATTCTCAAAGATCATAGAAACCCTAAAATCAGTACGGAAGCTAAAGCCTTGTTCCTCTCCTGGATGAGAACTCTTTATTCCAGAGACCCTTCTACTTGCAACAACAACACGATGCTCGTTAAGAAGACACCTGCAGCAGATCTTGTTGCGAAAGCGTGTCCcgatttgaagaagaaaaagtttAAGAGATCTGTGACCGCTCGTGGTATTGGAGCAGAGGAAGATCAGAGATCTAGGGTTCTTGAAGTTTGTCACAAGAAACAATATAATCCGAACAAGGCTGGTGTTTTGGCAGCGAAGAAGCCtatacagaagaagaagaagcaacctgCTGCTCTACCTGAAAACCCTAGATCGGTGGCTCATGAAGCGGTAGCGATTAAGAAGCATGAGTCTGGTCCAGCGGCCGTGAAGAAGAACTCAAGAGAGATGTTGGAGCTGTTTGAAATAGCTGAGAAATCTGCAGATAAGGCTAGTGCGAAGGGAATTCTCCTGTCTACAAAAGAGACATCGATCTGCGTAGACACACTCTCTTTGCTCAAAGACGAATTCACCATCAGCTCAACGGCTCCGGAAACGAAGAGGATCATGAAGAAGCTTTCCTATCTTACAAAGCACAAAGACCGAAAAATCTGCAATTCAGCAACAGCACTTCTTCAACATTGGAGGCAGAGCATATAAGAAGAAACTAGTTGACTTCAAGTCGTTGATTGTTTACTATTCTTCCATAGATTACACTAATGTTGTCACACCAGTTTAAATTTTCCATTACTCAAAAAAGTAAGGAATGTTGTGAGTTGTAAATATATAAggcttttttttgtaatttctctGTGTTGTTCAAGGGAAGTGTATTCTTTTATGGGAATACATGACGAAATTGAAGATTGAAATGTAAACTTGTTTTTAGTTATAACTGAGAGACTACAAGTCAATGCTTGAGAAAGTTTTCATTGTTTCTTGAATTTTTCCAATTTTACACATTCCTGtggtccaaattttttttttttatttgctaaaGTTTGGTGCACTAAAGCATACATAATAGGTTATCTATTACAAAGCTCTAGttaaaattttctaaacctCCTACTGGCCCCAACTAGTATCGCCGGTCAAACTAGTAATCGAGAAAGATAGAAAATGCATTTGAGCGAGAACTAAGGTGTCGAAGGCAACACCTTCGTCGTCACTAGAGGCCTCCGGCTTCTGCTTGGAGCTAGTTCGCCGCGTGTGCTTGCCAGGTCCGCTCCTTTGACCTCCGCGATTCATCTCCTTGGTCGGATAACCTCAGAAACAGCGGCGCTCGCTGTAATCTACAAAATCCCAAGGGCTCTCTGGGTAATCACTGATCATCATAGAGAGATCAACACTATAATACTCGTCAGATTTGATAAGATGTAGTCGAGGCACTATATGGTGCAGACTGTGTGTTTGCATCTTACTTCCTACTGGCATGTCTGATATTAATCAAGGACAATGGCCACTAGGCGAATGGCAATATTTGTAATAAGTTCAAACAAATAGAATAAAACTTTGAGTTGCAAATATGTTGTCTTAAGGAACAACATAAGGATTCATCAAAACGCAATCGACCCAACATTAAAGATGTCAACAAACAAAAGCACATAGCTAAACATCAAAGAGCTAAATCACCCAAGGCACCCGATAACTCCATGGCTCTAGCTTCGGCTTTCTTTCTCATAGCCTTTCTCATAGCCCTG
This genomic stretch from Raphanus sativus cultivar WK10039 chromosome 3, ASM80110v3, whole genome shotgun sequence harbors:
- the LOC108847698 gene encoding uncharacterized protein LOC108847698 isoform X1, with amino-acid sequence MEGGRPGVVVVGSPGVGKRTLLSRLLSVDFEDSSSTSQTQVHDWTINTKYYSADVSVWISNICDDDYSLPHSDHPLVALVMVFDLTQMSTLVALQEWVSHADIIINRFDILLCIGNKADLLPPHDSASLDVRGTCLDWCRDNNIEFIEACASNPDFDKCLSVDGDTQGVERLFGALSAHMWPGMILKSGDKINEPTHGQEFSEEEESEYELEYQVLSSGSATDLCEAHSYYADAGGSNTSPDVEINNMVNPKEVELRSSGSQSETDIATDEKPLGYDLEEVEQLMSEIGNIRDNLRLMPDFQRREIAANLAMKMASMFGGGGGDDSDSEEDSEWSPFVSSSISA
- the LOC108847698 gene encoding uncharacterized protein LOC108847698 isoform X2 encodes the protein MEGGRPGVVVVGSPGVGKRTLLSRLLSVDFEDSSSTSQTQVHDWTINTKYYSADVSVWISNICDDDYSLPHSDHPLVALVMVFDLTQMSTLVALQEWVSHADIIINRFDILLCIGNKADLLPPHDSASLDVRGTCLDWCRDNNIEFIEACASNPDFDKCLSVDGDTQGVERLFGALSAHMWPGMILKSGDKINEPTHGQEEEESEYELEYQVLSSGSATDLCEAHSYYADAGGSNTSPDVEINNMVNPKEVELRSSGSQSETDIATDEKPLGYDLEEVEQLMSEIGNIRDNLRLMPDFQRREIAANLAMKMASMFGGGGGDDSDSEEDSEWSPFVSSSISA
- the LOC108845377 gene encoding uncharacterized protein LOC108845377, translated to MTKVAIATEEMSDLRRLCSIAIRAANSQTIDGADRCFDILCYLKKLSFCAKDLVRVSKEISLLVILKDHRNPKISTEAKALFLSWMRTLYSRDPSTCNNNTMLVKKTPAADLVAKACPDLKKKKFKRSVTARGIGAEEDQRSRVLEVCHKKQYNPNKAGVLAAKKPIQKKKKQPAALPENPRSVAHEAVAIKKHESGPAAVKKNSREMLELFEIAEKSADKASAKGILLSTKETSICVDTLSLLKDEFTISSTAPETKRIMKKLSYLTKHKDRKICNSATALLQHWRQSI